In Ancalomicrobiaceae bacterium S20, the following proteins share a genomic window:
- the prfB gene encoding peptide chain release factor 2 (programmed frameshift), with protein MKAEISSIVEEIQQALSLLRRHLDWDIALKRLDELNAKSEHPDLWNDPTAAQKMMRERDQLAKSVDVVKAIERELDDALTLLELGEMEGDEGSIAEAEGLLKQLGHDVAKRQVAALLSGEADANDTYVEIHAGAGGTESQDWAEMLMRMYMRWGEAHGYKVETIEYQGGEEAGIKSATMLFKGPAAYGWLKTESGVHRLVRISPFDSNARRHTSFASCWVYPVIDDSIDIQINESDVRVDTFRSSGAGGQHVNTTDSAVRLTHIPTGIAVACQQERSQHKNRATAWDMLRARLYEIELKKREEKANAEAASKTDIGWGHQIRSYVLQPYQMVKDLRTGVQTTDPDRVLNGDLDAFMEAALAQRVKGGSVDVHDTDID; from the exons ATGAAGGCAGAGATTTCTTCGATCGTCGAAGAGATCCAGCAGGCGCTCAGCCTGCTGAGGAGGCATCTT GACTGGGACATCGCGCTGAAGCGGCTCGATGAGCTCAATGCCAAGTCCGAGCACCCCGACCTCTGGAACGATCCGACCGCCGCGCAGAAGATGATGCGCGAACGCGACCAGCTCGCCAAATCCGTCGACGTCGTCAAGGCGATCGAGCGCGAGCTCGACGACGCGCTGACCCTGCTCGAACTGGGCGAAATGGAGGGCGACGAGGGCTCGATCGCCGAGGCCGAGGGGCTCCTGAAGCAGCTCGGCCACGATGTCGCCAAGCGCCAGGTCGCCGCGCTCCTCTCCGGCGAGGCCGACGCCAACGACACCTACGTCGAAATCCACGCCGGCGCCGGCGGCACCGAGTCGCAGGACTGGGCCGAAATGCTCATGCGCATGTACATGCGCTGGGGCGAGGCGCACGGCTACAAGGTCGAGACGATCGAGTATCAGGGCGGCGAAGAGGCCGGCATCAAGTCGGCGACCATGCTGTTCAAGGGCCCGGCCGCTTACGGCTGGCTCAAGACCGAATCGGGCGTGCACCGCCTCGTGCGCATCTCGCCGTTCGATTCGAACGCGCGCCGGCACACGAGCTTCGCGAGCTGCTGGGTCTATCCGGTCATCGACGACTCGATCGACATCCAGATCAACGAGTCCGACGTCCGCGTCGACACGTTCCGCTCGTCCGGCGCCGGCGGCCAGCACGTCAACACGACCGACTCGGCCGTGCGCCTGACCCATATCCCGACCGGCATCGCGGTCGCCTGCCAGCAGGAACGCTCGCAGCACAAGAACCGCGCCACCGCCTGGGACATGCTGCGCGCCCGTCTCTACGAGATCGAGCTGAAGAAGCGCGAGGAGAAGGCCAACGCCGAGGCCGCGTCGAAGACCGACATCGGCTGGGGCCACCAGATCCGTTCCTACGTGCTGCAGCCCTACCAGATGGTCAAGGACCTGCGCACCGGCGTGCAGACCACCGATCCGGACCGCGTGCTGAACGGCGACCTCGACGCCTTCATGGAAGCGGCGCTGGCGCAGCGCGTGAAGGGCGGTTCGGTCGACGTGCACGACACCGATATCGACTGA
- a CDS encoding penicillin-binding protein 1A, with the protein MFLFRFIGYLFGLGVVVVLGAAGATWLAYEHYAADLPDLAALKRYEPPVMSRVHAADGSLVAEYATERRLFLPSQAIPALLKEAFISAEDKNFYQHVGLDPEGLARAVYSLAADRLSGGSRKAQGASTITQQVAKNFFLTNEVSIERKMKEAVLAIRIEQAYSKDQILELYLNQIYLGFSAYGVAAASLLYFDKSVHELTIAECAYLAALPKAPSNYHPIRNRERAIGRRNDIIDLMARNGYITAADAEKAKKEPLVVTQRPTGPHIFAADYFAEEVRRELIERYGEKGLYQGGLSVRTSLDPRLQLIARKTLNKGLMEYDTTIAGWRGPVAKLDLAGDWGPKLAEVKALGDVPEWRLAVVLSVSEQEAQIGLQPGRDAVGAISLNRERGVVTLEYAKWANKWAEGAKRSAIGRGLAGIVQAGDVVYVEKLAGPANSTAHGNPDRQIYRLRQVPEVGGAMVVMDPHTGRVLAVSGGFSFAASEFNRATQAWRQPGSSFKPFVYSAALDNGYTPSSVVLDGPIEIQPGPGQPIWRPENYSQKFYGPSTLRIGIEQSRNTMTVRLAKDMGMPLVVEYAKRFGIYDDLAPYLPMSLGAGETTVLRLTAAYATIANGGRKVKASFIDRIQDRYGHTVFRHDQRICDTCDANSWANQEEPKLVDDREQVLDPMTAYQITYIMEGVIQRGTATALADLKRPIAGKTGTTNDEKDAWFVGFTPDLVVGTYIGYDTPKPMGYGTSGGHTAAPIVKDFFAEALKDTPAVPFRVPAGIKLIAINRKSGMRAGPGDPDTIMEAYKPGTGPADTYSIIGYDQTEFGKARKVTPEQEKGLEPGGLY; encoded by the coding sequence ATGTTCCTGTTCCGGTTCATCGGCTACCTGTTCGGCCTCGGGGTCGTCGTCGTCCTGGGCGCTGCCGGCGCGACTTGGCTCGCCTATGAGCATTATGCCGCCGATCTGCCCGATCTCGCCGCGCTGAAGCGCTACGAGCCGCCGGTGATGAGCCGCGTCCACGCCGCCGACGGTTCGCTCGTCGCCGAATACGCGACCGAGCGGCGCCTGTTCCTGCCGAGCCAGGCGATCCCGGCGCTGCTCAAGGAAGCCTTCATCTCGGCCGAGGACAAGAATTTCTACCAGCACGTCGGCCTCGATCCCGAAGGTCTCGCCCGCGCGGTCTATTCGCTCGCCGCCGACCGCCTGTCGGGCGGCAGCCGCAAGGCGCAGGGCGCCTCGACGATCACCCAGCAGGTCGCCAAGAACTTCTTCCTGACCAACGAGGTCTCGATCGAGCGCAAGATGAAGGAGGCGGTTCTCGCCATCCGCATCGAGCAGGCCTATTCGAAGGACCAGATCCTCGAACTCTACCTGAACCAGATCTATCTCGGCTTCTCGGCCTACGGCGTCGCCGCCGCCTCGCTGCTCTATTTCGACAAGTCGGTCCATGAACTGACGATCGCCGAGTGCGCCTACCTCGCCGCGCTGCCGAAGGCGCCGTCGAACTATCATCCGATCCGCAACCGCGAGCGCGCGATCGGCCGCCGCAACGACATCATCGATTTGATGGCGCGCAACGGCTACATCACCGCCGCCGACGCCGAAAAGGCCAAGAAGGAGCCGCTGGTCGTCACCCAGCGCCCGACCGGCCCGCACATCTTCGCCGCCGACTATTTCGCCGAGGAAGTGCGCCGCGAGCTGATCGAGCGTTATGGCGAGAAGGGCCTCTACCAGGGCGGCCTGTCGGTCCGCACCTCGCTCGACCCGCGCCTGCAGCTGATCGCCCGCAAGACCCTGAACAAGGGCCTGATGGAATACGACACCACCATCGCCGGCTGGCGCGGTCCGGTCGCCAAGCTCGACCTCGCCGGCGACTGGGGTCCGAAACTCGCCGAGGTGAAGGCGCTCGGCGACGTGCCGGAGTGGCGCCTTGCGGTCGTGCTGTCGGTCAGCGAACAGGAGGCGCAGATCGGTCTGCAGCCCGGCCGCGACGCCGTCGGCGCGATCAGCCTCAATCGCGAGCGTGGTGTCGTCACGCTCGAATATGCCAAATGGGCGAACAAGTGGGCCGAGGGCGCCAAGCGCTCGGCGATCGGCCGCGGCCTCGCCGGCATCGTGCAGGCCGGCGATGTGGTCTATGTCGAGAAGCTGGCCGGCCCCGCCAACAGCACCGCGCACGGCAATCCGGACCGGCAGATCTACCGTTTGCGTCAGGTGCCCGAGGTCGGCGGCGCGATGGTCGTCATGGATCCGCACACGGGTCGCGTGCTGGCGGTCTCGGGCGGCTTCTCCTTCGCGGCATCCGAGTTCAACCGCGCCACGCAGGCGTGGCGCCAGCCGGGCTCGTCGTTCAAGCCCTTCGTCTATTCGGCCGCGCTCGACAACGGCTACACGCCGTCGTCCGTGGTGCTCGACGGTCCGATCGAGATCCAGCCGGGTCCGGGCCAGCCGATCTGGCGGCCGGAGAACTATTCCCAGAAGTTCTACGGCCCCTCGACGCTGCGCATCGGCATCGAGCAGTCGCGCAACACGATGACGGTGCGTCTGGCCAAGGACATGGGCATGCCGCTCGTGGTCGAATACGCCAAGCGCTTCGGCATCTACGACGACCTCGCACCCTATCTGCCGATGTCGCTCGGCGCCGGCGAGACCACCGTGCTGCGTCTGACCGCGGCGTACGCGACCATCGCCAACGGCGGCCGCAAGGTGAAGGCGAGCTTCATCGACCGTATCCAGGACCGCTACGGCCACACCGTGTTCCGCCACGATCAGCGCATCTGCGACACCTGCGACGCCAACAGCTGGGCGAACCAGGAGGAGCCGAAGCTGGTCGACGACCGCGAGCAGGTGCTCGACCCGATGACGGCCTACCAGATCACCTACATCATGGAAGGCGTCATCCAGCGCGGCACCGCGACGGCGCTCGCCGACCTGAAGCGCCCGATCGCGGGCAAGACCGGCACGACCAACGACGAGAAGGACGCCTGGTTCGTCGGCTTCACGCCGGACCTCGTGGTCGGCACCTACATCGGCTACGACACGCCGAAGCCCATGGGCTACGGCACCTCGGGCGGCCATACCGCGGCGCCGATCGTCAAGGACTTCTTCGCCGAAGCCCTGAAAGACACGCCCGCCGTGCCGTTCCGCGTACCGGCCGGCATCAAGCTGATCGCGATCAACCGCAAGTCCGGCATGCGCGCCGGCCCGGGCGATCCCGACACGATCATGGAAGCCTACAAGCCCGGCACCGGCCCGGCCGACACCTACTCGATCATCGGCTACGACCAGACCGAGTTCGGCAAGGCCCGCAAGGTCACGCCGGAGCAGGAGAAGGGCCTCGAGCCCGGCGGGTTGTACTGA